The following proteins are co-located in the Leptospira weilii genome:
- the ctaD gene encoding cytochrome c oxidase subunit I, with product MSTATASHTDNYLNHEKGIWSWLTTIDHKRIGIMYFFAIMSFFLLGGIFALLVRIELFTPGQTLGFVTPDIYNRMMTYHGAIMVFMVIVPGIPAIFGNFILPIQLGAKDVAFPRLNLASWYIFMSGAAIAAFSLFTQKVDTGWTFYTPYSISNSVSNGVIMLVMGAFVMGFSSILTGLNFIVTTHKLRAPGMTMNRIPLMVWALYATSIIQVLATPVLAITLLLLVAERTLGVGIFDPTLGGDPVLFQHFFWFYSHPAVYIMILPAMGVISELVATFSKKVIFGYTAIAYSSLAIAAVSFLVWGHHMFVSGQSEFAGVLFSFITMLVGVPTAIKLFNWISTMYRGSVRLDAPMLFAIGFMFLFTIGGLTGVFLASTGMDVHFHDTYFVVAHFHYVMVGGTLMAVMGALIYWFPKVTGKMTSDFLGRISWVFIFTGFNVTFFPQFILGSMGMPRRYYDYLPEFTSLNQISTVGSWLIGTGFLIGLIAVIHGLIAGKTAGNNPWGGKTLEWTIPSPPTHENFEKTPVITGGPYEYR from the coding sequence ATGTCTACAGCAACTGCAAGTCATACTGACAACTACCTCAACCACGAAAAGGGAATCTGGTCCTGGCTCACTACGATCGATCACAAGCGGATCGGGATCATGTATTTCTTTGCGATTATGTCCTTTTTTCTTTTAGGTGGAATTTTCGCTCTTCTGGTTCGTATCGAACTTTTTACTCCGGGACAAACTCTCGGATTCGTAACTCCGGACATTTATAATCGAATGATGACCTATCATGGTGCCATCATGGTTTTTATGGTAATCGTTCCTGGAATTCCTGCGATTTTCGGAAATTTCATTCTTCCGATCCAATTAGGAGCAAAGGACGTTGCGTTTCCAAGATTGAACCTCGCAAGCTGGTATATTTTTATGAGCGGCGCGGCGATCGCGGCATTCTCCCTTTTCACCCAAAAGGTGGATACTGGTTGGACCTTTTACACTCCGTATTCCATTTCGAACTCCGTTTCCAACGGTGTGATTATGTTGGTGATGGGTGCATTCGTCATGGGATTTTCTTCCATTCTTACCGGATTGAATTTCATCGTAACCACTCATAAATTGAGAGCGCCTGGAATGACAATGAACCGCATTCCTTTGATGGTTTGGGCGCTTTATGCGACTTCCATCATTCAGGTTTTGGCAACTCCTGTTCTTGCCATCACTCTTCTTCTGCTTGTCGCGGAAAGAACGTTGGGTGTAGGAATTTTTGATCCAACACTTGGAGGGGATCCGGTTCTCTTTCAGCATTTCTTTTGGTTCTACTCTCATCCGGCGGTTTATATCATGATTCTTCCTGCGATGGGTGTGATTTCTGAGCTTGTGGCTACGTTCTCCAAAAAGGTAATTTTCGGATATACTGCGATTGCATATTCATCTCTTGCGATTGCGGCAGTCTCTTTTTTGGTTTGGGGACACCATATGTTTGTATCGGGCCAGTCCGAGTTCGCGGGAGTTCTATTTTCCTTTATCACGATGCTTGTGGGAGTTCCCACTGCAATCAAACTATTCAACTGGATTTCTACAATGTATAGGGGCTCAGTTCGTTTGGATGCTCCTATGCTCTTTGCGATCGGATTTATGTTCCTTTTTACGATTGGTGGTTTGACGGGAGTATTTCTTGCTTCTACCGGTATGGATGTTCATTTTCACGATACTTATTTCGTGGTGGCTCACTTTCACTATGTGATGGTGGGAGGAACTTTGATGGCTGTAATGGGGGCTCTAATTTATTGGTTCCCGAAAGTAACGGGTAAAATGACTTCCGATTTTTTAGGAAGAATTTCCTGGGTATTTATTTTTACCGGATTTAACGTAACTTTCTTTCCCCAATTTATCTTAGGATCTATGGGAATGCCTAGAAGATACTATGATTATCTTCCTGAATTTACGAGCCTGAATCAAATTTCCACAGTGGGATCCTGGTTGATTGGAACCGGATTTTTAATCGGTTTGATTGCCGTAATTCACGGCTTAATTGCAGGAAAAACTGCCGGAAACAATCCTTGGGGAGGGAAAACACTTGAGTGGACAATTCCGTCTCCCCCGACGCACGAAAATTTTGAAAAAACTCCAGTAATTACGGGGGGACCTTATGAGTACCGCTAA
- the coxB gene encoding cytochrome c oxidase subunit II, whose translation MTWLNLITATSFMPVQASEVAKNVDHLYLFLLVSSLISFVILIGGMTWFIFKYRRKTEADKTAYITHNTLAEFLWSFIPLVIMIVIFWWGWRIFADLRSVHEKGDIEIHVTARQWQWTFKYPNGVTVVSPNATEKLNTLFQPNGIYVPVGKTTRLVMTSQDVIHSFYVPAFRNKMDAIPGRYTTLTFTPTEKGDFVVYCTEFCGTSHSNMLSAIRVVDPETFDKWYAAAGDVDLSQIPPVELGKKLYAEKACAGCHSTDGSRLVGPSYKGLFGSAREFESGPGAIADENYIRKSILQPAAQVVKGYPPAMPPYQGQLSDDEINALIEYIKTLK comes from the coding sequence ATGACCTGGTTGAACCTTATTACGGCAACAAGTTTTATGCCGGTTCAGGCTTCGGAAGTAGCAAAGAATGTAGATCATCTCTATCTCTTTCTGCTCGTATCCAGTCTGATCTCCTTTGTCATTCTCATCGGGGGAATGACTTGGTTTATTTTTAAATACCGAAGAAAAACCGAAGCGGATAAAACTGCATATATCACACACAATACTTTGGCAGAATTTCTTTGGTCCTTTATCCCTTTAGTTATTATGATCGTGATTTTTTGGTGGGGTTGGAGGATTTTTGCCGATCTTAGAAGTGTTCATGAAAAAGGGGATATTGAAATTCATGTGACTGCGAGGCAGTGGCAGTGGACATTCAAATATCCAAATGGGGTGACGGTTGTTTCTCCGAATGCGACGGAGAAATTAAATACGCTTTTCCAGCCGAACGGAATCTATGTTCCGGTCGGAAAAACGACCCGTTTGGTGATGACTTCTCAGGATGTTATTCACTCGTTTTATGTTCCTGCTTTCCGGAATAAGATGGATGCGATTCCAGGACGTTATACCACATTGACGTTTACTCCGACTGAAAAAGGAGATTTCGTAGTTTATTGTACCGAATTCTGCGGAACTTCTCATTCGAATATGCTTTCGGCGATTCGTGTTGTAGATCCTGAGACTTTTGATAAATGGTATGCTGCTGCGGGCGATGTGGATCTTTCTCAAATTCCGCCTGTGGAACTTGGTAAAAAACTCTACGCGGAAAAAGCTTGTGCGGGTTGTCACTCGACCGATGGTTCTCGTTTAGTGGGTCCTTCCTATAAAGGTCTTTTCGGAAGTGCGAGAGAATTTGAGTCCGGACCGGGAGCAATCGCGGATGAAAACTATATTCGCAAATCGATTCTGCAACCCGCAGCTCAGGTCGTAAAAGGATATCCGCCTGCGATGCCTCCGTATCAGGGACAACTTTCCGACGACGAAATCAACGCTCTGATCGAGTATATTAAAACCCTTAAATAG
- a CDS encoding SCO family protein: protein MVFKNSLIIGVVVFYLFATSLFSYDPAARFDKNEKPKELEGVGVQEKLGNGLDLSLSFRDETGKLVLLSSFFKKDKPVLLSLVYYKCPTLCNFHLNGVTDALKKLNWEVGKEFEYVAVSFDPKETFELAHAKKDAYLKEYSRGDGQGWHFLTGDQKEITALAESVGFSYKWNPENEQWIHSSVAYVITPSGKISRYLHGITFDERTLKLSLLEASDGKIGDFTDQFALFCFQFDPGKNTYTLYAYNIMKLGGFFTLLIMAMFLIPFWIRHNRNSELIRKE from the coding sequence TTGGTTTTTAAAAATTCCCTAATCATAGGGGTTGTCGTATTTTACTTATTCGCCACTTCTCTTTTTTCTTACGACCCCGCCGCTCGCTTTGATAAAAATGAAAAGCCGAAAGAATTGGAAGGGGTGGGAGTCCAAGAGAAATTGGGAAACGGGCTCGATCTTTCTCTTTCTTTTCGTGATGAAACCGGGAAGCTAGTTCTTTTAAGTTCTTTTTTTAAAAAAGATAAACCTGTTCTTCTATCTCTTGTTTATTACAAATGTCCGACATTGTGCAACTTTCATCTCAACGGAGTTACCGATGCGCTCAAAAAACTGAATTGGGAAGTCGGAAAAGAATTCGAATACGTCGCCGTTTCTTTTGATCCCAAAGAAACTTTCGAACTTGCGCATGCCAAGAAAGACGCCTATCTCAAAGAATATTCTCGCGGTGACGGACAAGGTTGGCATTTTCTTACGGGAGATCAAAAAGAGATCACCGCACTTGCAGAATCGGTTGGATTTTCCTATAAATGGAATCCGGAAAATGAACAATGGATTCATTCTTCCGTCGCTTATGTTATTACACCTTCCGGAAAAATTTCCCGTTATCTTCATGGGATTACTTTTGATGAAAGAACCTTGAAACTTTCTTTATTAGAAGCGTCCGACGGTAAAATAGGGGATTTCACCGATCAATTTGCCCTTTTTTGCTTTCAATTTGACCCAGGCAAAAATACATATACTTTGTACGCTTATAATATTATGAAACTGGGTGGATTCTTCACTCTTCTCATTATGGCGATGTTCTTGATCCCATTCTGGATCAGGCATAACAGAAATTCCGAACTCATTAGGAAGGAGTAA
- a CDS encoding COX15/CtaA family protein, which yields MNSNSDISSKFRLFYKISLFLSVLIFFNLLYGPLVRATGSGLACPDWPFCFGKIFPTFDFQIFMEVSHRYYSGFLGLILLGLTVWTFTDQILRKEFGIYLGLAIFLLISQINLGRLTVTLKLDPTSVNLHLLNAIAFFLVILTVSIDSREKALYQKKNFIKSDSLFRKDNVLYYILLIGIVVQIVLGGRVSSHYAGLACPDFPTCWGQWIPDNPLEIVKIQIIHRFGAYMVALLLTITLGFAIWKNFPTTSKRLLQISMYLLVAQIILGILNVFFGLPKLVTALHTGFAVLLLMSSYLSLISRAVILTSESERRPEK from the coding sequence ATGAACTCTAACTCGGATATTTCTTCAAAATTTCGCTTGTTTTACAAAATCTCCCTATTCCTGAGTGTGCTTATCTTTTTCAATTTACTCTATGGGCCTTTAGTGAGAGCCACCGGATCCGGGCTTGCCTGCCCGGATTGGCCATTTTGTTTCGGAAAGATTTTTCCAACCTTCGATTTTCAAATTTTTATGGAAGTCTCACACCGTTATTATTCCGGTTTTTTAGGATTGATTCTTTTAGGCCTAACAGTCTGGACATTTACGGACCAAATTCTAAGAAAAGAATTCGGTATTTATTTAGGGCTTGCGATTTTTCTTTTGATTTCGCAAATTAATTTAGGAAGACTAACCGTTACTTTAAAACTCGATCCGACTTCTGTAAATCTTCACTTGCTGAATGCGATCGCTTTCTTTTTAGTCATTCTCACGGTTTCCATCGATTCTAGAGAGAAAGCTTTGTATCAAAAAAAAAATTTTATCAAATCGGATTCTTTATTCAGAAAAGATAATGTTCTTTATTACATTCTTTTGATCGGAATCGTAGTCCAGATCGTTTTAGGCGGGCGTGTTAGTTCTCATTATGCGGGATTGGCTTGTCCTGATTTTCCAACTTGTTGGGGACAGTGGATCCCGGATAATCCATTAGAAATCGTTAAAATCCAAATCATTCACAGATTCGGCGCTTACATGGTCGCATTGCTCCTTACAATTACATTGGGTTTTGCGATTTGGAAGAATTTTCCTACAACCTCAAAAAGATTGCTTCAAATTTCGATGTATCTACTAGTTGCTCAAATTATTTTAGGAATTTTGAATGTATTTTTCGGACTCCCGAAACTTGTGACCGCACTTCATACAGGTTTTGCAGTTCTTTTACTCATGTCTTCTTATCTTTCCCTGATTTCCAGAGCCGTTATACTGACTTCGGAAAGCGAACGGAGGCCTGAAAAATAA
- the cyoE gene encoding heme o synthase, protein MASSTFFSDWNQLIKPRVTSLVLATIIPGLYLASEQPPSGFLITVTLFGTFLMSSASFIFNQVIEKDRDAKMKRTSNRPIPSKRISIPQATLVGISMMGLSFYMLTVYVNLLTALCALTALISYVFLYTIFLKPRTTQNIVIGGVAGCVGPLIGYAAIGNSLPIQAWILFTMIFLWTPAHFWALAIFLKEDYSDADFPMLPVVKGINQTTKSIFFYTILYSLSCVSFYFLEPSMGLLYLVIVLLVCIWMGILSYRLIQNPERQAARKFFLFSIFHLFLVNITIVIDHMV, encoded by the coding sequence ATGGCAAGTTCCACTTTTTTTTCCGATTGGAATCAATTGATCAAACCACGAGTAACGTCCCTGGTACTAGCTACCATCATTCCAGGCTTGTATCTCGCAAGTGAACAACCCCCTTCTGGATTTCTGATCACAGTCACTTTGTTTGGAACGTTTCTAATGTCCTCGGCTTCGTTTATTTTCAATCAGGTGATCGAAAAGGATCGAGACGCAAAAATGAAACGAACCTCCAACCGTCCAATTCCTTCAAAAAGAATCAGCATTCCGCAAGCAACATTAGTCGGCATTTCCATGATGGGATTATCCTTTTACATGCTGACCGTTTATGTAAATCTTTTGACAGCCTTATGCGCTCTCACGGCTCTGATTTCCTACGTTTTTCTTTATACGATTTTTTTAAAACCTAGAACCACCCAGAATATAGTTATCGGCGGAGTGGCCGGATGCGTGGGGCCTTTGATCGGCTATGCGGCTATCGGGAACTCACTTCCAATTCAAGCATGGATTTTGTTCACAATGATTTTCTTATGGACTCCGGCACACTTTTGGGCTTTGGCAATTTTTCTTAAGGAAGATTATTCCGACGCAGATTTCCCGATGTTACCCGTCGTTAAAGGAATTAATCAAACGACAAAATCCATATTCTTTTATACGATTCTCTATTCTCTTTCTTGTGTTAGCTTTTACTTTTTAGAACCTTCGATGGGTCTTTTATATCTCGTTATTGTACTGCTCGTTTGTATCTGGATGGGAATTCTCTCCTATCGATTGATCCAAAATCCAGAGCGTCAAGCCGCGAGAAAATTTTTTCTCTTTTCGATTTTTCATCTTTTTCTAGTAAATATAACAATCGTAATCGATCATATGGTTTAG
- a CDS encoding NADP-dependent isocitrate dehydrogenase, with translation MSEKTKIAIAHGDGIGPEIMDATLKILNAAGAKIDPIEIEIGERVYKDGYPSGIKPEAWDVLRKTKVFLKAPITTPQGGGYKSLNVTVRTTLGLFANVRPCFSLYPYVETKHPSLDIVIIRENEEDLYTGIEHRQTNDTVQCLKLISRPGSEKIIRYAFEYAKAYGRKKVTAMVKDNIMKQTDGLFHDIFKEIAQEYPELEANSQIIDIGAANLADRPQNFDVVVTLNLYGDIISDIVAQIAGSVGMAGSSNIGEIVSMFEAIHGSAPDIAGKNLANPSGLLNAAVMMLVHIGQPDIAAKVNNAWLLAIEEGIHTGDIFKAGVSRIKVGTKEFADAVIGNLGHLPEKFKPVSFGKAKKIIIPEYKKIIQKKELVGVDIFLDWTGNDPNELGNKLKSLSNDLMLKIITNRGVKVYPDGQPETFLIDHWRCRFVSKNALIQQEDPSYHPISHKQIAELLLKLDSAGFDTIKTENLYYFNGKRAFSLGQGE, from the coding sequence ATGTCCGAAAAAACTAAAATCGCAATCGCACATGGAGACGGAATCGGTCCTGAAATTATGGATGCAACTCTCAAAATTCTCAATGCGGCCGGAGCAAAAATCGATCCGATCGAAATAGAAATTGGAGAAAGAGTTTATAAGGATGGATATCCTTCCGGAATCAAGCCCGAGGCTTGGGACGTTCTCAGAAAAACTAAAGTGTTCTTGAAGGCCCCCATTACCACTCCTCAAGGCGGCGGCTACAAAAGTTTGAACGTAACCGTAAGAACCACTTTGGGACTTTTTGCCAACGTCAGGCCCTGTTTTTCTCTGTATCCGTATGTGGAAACCAAACACCCTTCCCTCGACATTGTCATCATCCGTGAAAACGAGGAAGACCTTTATACCGGAATTGAACATAGACAAACCAACGATACGGTTCAATGTCTCAAACTGATTTCCCGTCCAGGTTCGGAAAAAATCATTCGTTACGCTTTCGAATACGCCAAAGCCTACGGAAGAAAAAAAGTAACAGCAATGGTAAAAGATAATATCATGAAACAGACTGACGGTTTGTTTCATGATATCTTCAAGGAAATTGCACAAGAATATCCCGAACTCGAAGCAAATTCACAGATCATTGACATCGGTGCCGCAAATCTTGCGGATAGACCGCAGAACTTTGATGTTGTCGTAACTTTGAATTTGTACGGAGACATCATTTCCGATATCGTCGCGCAAATTGCGGGGTCGGTTGGAATGGCCGGTTCTTCCAATATCGGTGAAATCGTTTCTATGTTCGAAGCGATTCACGGCTCTGCTCCCGATATTGCGGGGAAAAACTTAGCAAATCCATCCGGCTTACTCAATGCCGCAGTGATGATGCTTGTTCATATAGGGCAACCCGATATCGCGGCAAAAGTCAACAACGCTTGGCTCCTCGCGATCGAAGAGGGAATTCATACCGGAGATATCTTTAAAGCCGGTGTAAGTAGAATCAAAGTCGGAACCAAGGAATTTGCCGATGCGGTAATCGGAAATCTGGGGCATCTTCCCGAAAAATTCAAACCGGTTTCTTTCGGCAAGGCAAAGAAAATTATAATTCCCGAATATAAGAAAATCATCCAAAAGAAAGAACTGGTCGGAGTCGACATTTTTTTGGATTGGACCGGAAACGATCCGAACGAACTCGGAAATAAACTCAAATCCCTTTCAAACGATCTGATGTTAAAAATCATCACCAATCGAGGAGTAAAAGTTTATCCGGACGGACAACCGGAAACGTTTTTGATAGACCATTGGAGATGTAGATTCGTGAGCAAGAACGCCCTGATTCAACAGGAAGATCCTTCGTATCATCCGATTTCTCACAAGCAAATTGCTGAACTTCTCTTAAAATTGGATTCAGCTGGTTTTGATACAATCAAAACGGAAAACTTATATTATTTTAACGGAAAAAGGGCATTTTCTTTGGGGCAAGGAGAGTGA
- a CDS encoding response regulator: protein MNFWLIDDDSIYIMIARRFLEKDGRIAKLRDFQDGELALQELQTLSSDREQLPDAILLDINMPFMDGWQFLDEFKKIQGVLAKKITIFMVSSSVDERDIVKANSFPEVKGYLSKPLTQDHIQKLYSELT, encoded by the coding sequence ATGAACTTCTGGTTGATCGATGATGATTCGATCTATATTATGATCGCAAGACGTTTTTTGGAAAAAGACGGTAGGATCGCGAAACTACGTGATTTTCAAGACGGTGAATTGGCTCTTCAGGAACTTCAAACATTGAGTTCCGATCGGGAACAACTTCCTGATGCGATTTTATTGGATATCAATATGCCTTTTATGGACGGCTGGCAATTTCTGGACGAATTCAAAAAAATCCAAGGGGTCTTGGCAAAAAAAATTACCATCTTTATGGTAAGCTCTTCCGTAGACGAAAGGGATATCGTAAAGGCGAATTCTTTTCCCGAAGTTAAGGGCTATCTCTCCAAACCTCTGACTCAAGATCATATTCAGAAACTTTATAGCGAGCTAACATAA
- a CDS encoding PAS domain-containing sensor histidine kinase: MREFDFQSADFYKFLIERSPELISFHDPDGIFLYVSPSVTSILGYQPEELIGKNPYDYFSPLDKSRIFENSHQPILKGKEIEHVEYQFLRKDGKYVWLQTITQSIRDDQETIIALFSTSREYLGLNAILDETEKKQVLDEIRLSEEKFFNAFYYSGVGMALVSLEGKWLEVNSSLLDIIGYSRDEILKLTFQDITHPDDLTADLNLLQETLEGKRDSYRMEKRYFHKNGSTIWILLIVSLVRDSQKKPLFFISQIQDITDRKNMLSALIEKNETLQALSNHLTERNSQLEEFNQIVSHNLRAPIGNIFTLTTMLSEKYGTDKDELLQSLEMSVKDLMNTLSDIVEVIRIRRNRNVDKQPILFKDAFNKIQNLLSTEIKKMSAEIQTDFTAAPEILYSKVYLESILLNLLSNALKYSDPNRKSEISLVSYIKDRKIFLIVRDNGLGIDLQKYGHQMFKMNKTFHREKEGQGIGLFMTKNQIESLGGEITVESSPGKGTSFLINFDKYNDFEQR; encoded by the coding sequence TTGAGAGAATTCGATTTTCAATCGGCTGATTTTTATAAATTTCTAATCGAAAGAAGTCCTGAGTTGATTAGCTTTCATGATCCGGATGGAATCTTTCTTTATGTCAGTCCTTCGGTAACTTCTATTTTAGGTTATCAACCAGAAGAATTAATCGGTAAAAACCCCTACGATTATTTTAGCCCTCTCGATAAGAGCAGAATTTTTGAAAATTCCCACCAGCCGATTTTAAAAGGAAAGGAAATCGAACACGTCGAATATCAGTTTCTCAGAAAAGACGGAAAATACGTTTGGTTGCAAACAATTACTCAATCGATTCGAGATGATCAGGAAACTATAATCGCTCTTTTTAGCACTTCCAGAGAATATTTAGGGCTCAACGCAATTCTTGACGAGACGGAAAAAAAACAGGTTCTCGATGAGATTCGTCTTTCGGAAGAAAAATTTTTCAATGCGTTTTATTATTCGGGCGTCGGTATGGCTCTCGTTTCTTTGGAAGGAAAATGGCTGGAAGTAAATTCAAGTCTTTTGGATATAATCGGCTACTCCAGGGACGAGATTTTAAAACTTACCTTTCAAGATATAACTCATCCGGATGATCTTACCGCCGATTTGAATCTTTTACAGGAGACGCTGGAAGGTAAAAGAGATAGTTATAGAATGGAGAAAAGATACTTTCATAAAAACGGAAGTACGATATGGATTTTATTGATAGTGTCTCTTGTGAGAGATTCCCAAAAGAAACCTTTATTTTTCATCTCTCAGATCCAGGATATTACCGATCGCAAAAACATGCTTTCTGCTTTAATCGAAAAGAACGAAACCCTACAGGCGTTGAGCAATCACTTAACGGAAAGAAATTCTCAATTGGAAGAGTTCAATCAGATCGTTTCTCACAATCTACGTGCGCCAATTGGAAATATTTTTACACTTACGACCATGTTGAGCGAGAAATACGGTACGGATAAAGATGAGCTTCTCCAATCTTTGGAAATGAGCGTAAAAGATTTGATGAACACATTGAGCGATATTGTGGAAGTGATCAGAATTCGCAGAAATCGGAACGTGGATAAACAACCTATTCTTTTTAAGGACGCCTTTAATAAGATTCAGAATCTTCTATCCACTGAGATCAAAAAGATGAGCGCGGAAATTCAAACGGACTTTACCGCGGCCCCGGAAATTCTTTATTCGAAGGTATATCTGGAAAGTATATTATTGAATTTATTGAGCAATGCTTTAAAATATTCCGATCCTAACAGAAAGTCGGAGATTTCTCTCGTCTCATATATAAAAGACAGAAAAATCTTTTTGATAGTTCGCGATAATGGTTTAGGAATCGATCTCCAAAAATACGGTCATCAAATGTTTAAAATGAATAAAACGTTCCACCGGGAAAAAGAAGGCCAAGGTATCGGGTTATTTATGACGAAAAATCAAATAGAATCCCTGGGGGGTGAAATAACGGTTGAAAGTTCTCCGGGTAAAGGTACATCTTTCCTCATCAATTTCGATAAATACAATGATTTCGAACAGCGGTAA
- a CDS encoding ferredoxin, translating to MADKNDKVKQNAPGKYYIDNSCVPCNDCLEEAPMLLKYTEDESKVYFHRQPASPEEEIAARKAMEICPVEALGDDGE from the coding sequence ATGGCTGATAAAAACGACAAAGTTAAACAGAACGCGCCTGGAAAATACTATATCGATAATAGTTGTGTTCCTTGTAACGACTGTTTGGAAGAAGCTCCTATGCTTCTTAAATACACCGAAGACGAATCGAAAGTTTATTTTCACAGACAGCCGGCTTCTCCTGAAGAGGAAATTGCGGCAAGAAAAGCGATGGAAATTTGTCCTGTTGAAGCTCTGGGAGATGACGGAGAATAA
- a CDS encoding FAD-dependent oxidoreductase, giving the protein MSGRVYEWKNLGNSRTVKADVVIVGTGCGGSTLAYELSKNGKKVILIEEGGYYHTGTFDNHELNMAGKISAERNMNTDATGTINLVYGKNVGGASVHYWADSYRTPEDRLDLWKKEYGIYGHSFEDLSSHWKELDEVLNVHPAKEEYYNKMNHLVRKACKSLDWEGNPVPQARKNCQKSGHCMQGCMYGAKQSQLVTHIPKTMALGTDIYADCKAVRLELKGDKVEFLEAVMMDRPSGKESGITLRFEASVFAIAAGGFGSSTFLLRNGWKKKLPALGEHLAINPSPFVHALYEEPIVQWRNIPSAFGVEEFRLASFKEGGDYIEGGFLIMANQLQPGSLSALIPGFGVEHREIMKQLTHIGGTIGWIDDVPSELGNISVNSSGKRTVTYRFGKLTKEVLKDCIRKQVQLNFRAGAKWIFLPDFKRTKIFSEKEMDKIDRLELRPASMMMAAPHPAGGCRMGQDPSRSVVDWKHKVHGLKNLYVSDSSVFPTGVSVDPSYTIMAFSKQAAKFILED; this is encoded by the coding sequence ATGAGCGGTCGCGTTTACGAATGGAAAAATCTGGGAAATTCCAGAACCGTAAAGGCGGATGTGGTTATCGTAGGAACCGGGTGCGGCGGTTCTACACTCGCTTACGAGCTTTCCAAAAACGGTAAAAAAGTAATTCTTATAGAAGAAGGTGGTTACTATCATACGGGAACTTTCGACAACCACGAACTCAACATGGCCGGAAAAATTTCCGCGGAAAGAAATATGAACACCGACGCTACCGGAACCATCAACCTTGTTTATGGAAAAAACGTAGGCGGAGCTTCGGTTCATTATTGGGCTGATAGTTACAGAACTCCGGAAGACAGACTTGATCTTTGGAAAAAAGAATACGGAATTTACGGTCATTCATTCGAAGATTTAAGTTCTCATTGGAAAGAGTTGGACGAAGTCTTAAACGTTCATCCTGCTAAAGAAGAATATTATAATAAAATGAATCACCTTGTGAGAAAAGCCTGTAAATCTCTCGACTGGGAAGGCAACCCGGTTCCGCAAGCGAGAAAGAATTGTCAGAAATCCGGTCACTGCATGCAAGGTTGTATGTATGGAGCCAAACAAAGCCAGTTGGTGACTCACATTCCTAAGACGATGGCTCTAGGAACCGACATATACGCGGACTGTAAGGCGGTTCGTTTGGAACTCAAAGGTGACAAGGTGGAATTTTTAGAAGCGGTTATGATGGATCGACCTTCCGGAAAAGAATCCGGAATTACGCTAAGATTCGAAGCATCCGTTTTTGCGATTGCGGCCGGTGGTTTCGGAAGTTCCACATTCTTGCTGAGAAACGGATGGAAGAAAAAACTTCCCGCTCTCGGGGAACATCTTGCGATCAATCCCTCCCCTTTCGTTCACGCGCTTTATGAAGAACCGATCGTTCAATGGAGAAATATTCCTTCCGCATTCGGCGTGGAAGAATTTCGTTTAGCCAGTTTTAAAGAAGGCGGAGATTATATCGAAGGCGGATTTTTAATCATGGCCAATCAACTCCAACCCGGAAGTCTCTCTGCGTTGATCCCCGGCTTCGGAGTTGAACATAGGGAAATCATGAAGCAACTTACTCATATAGGAGGTACGATCGGATGGATCGACGACGTTCCTTCGGAACTTGGAAATATTTCGGTAAATTCCTCCGGTAAACGTACGGTGACGTATCGCTTCGGAAAATTAACAAAGGAAGTCTTGAAAGACTGCATCCGCAAACAAGTTCAATTGAATTTTAGAGCCGGAGCCAAGTGGATTTTTTTACCCGACTTCAAAAGAACAAAAATTTTTTCCGAGAAAGAAATGGATAAGATTGATCGACTTGAACTCCGCCCCGCTTCGATGATGATGGCCGCTCCGCACCCGGCAGGAGGATGCAGAATGGGACAGGATCCTTCCAGGTCCGTTGTAGATTGGAAGCACAAAGTTCACGGTTTGAAAAACTTATACGTTTCCGATTCCAGCGTATTTCCGACTGGAGTTTCGGTGGATCCAAGCTATACGATCATGGCGTTTAGTAAGCAAGCGGCCAAATTCATTCTCGAAGATTAA